TCCCAAAACGCGGCAACAATCATAGCAATGACTGATCCGCTTATTTTCCTTTTTCTTTGCGATTTTGCTGCCGGCTTTTTATATTTCGGTTATCAGTTTTTATTCAGAAATCGTGCTGAAGGACTTGGTTTTTCAGATCAAAGGTTCAGTAGAACAAGTTCCTTATCCACCGCTTATAGAAGTACTCTTTATGAAGTTGACCATTGAGCTTATCCGAGAAACAGGGCTTCAACTGTCGGCGCTGGCCTTGTATCAAACTTTGCCGTCATCGTGGTTAT
The genomic region above belongs to Domibacillus sp. DTU_2020_1001157_1_SI_ALB_TIR_016 and contains:
- a CDS encoding spore germination protein, which codes for MRLFSFFFAILLPAFYISVISFYSEIVLKDLVFQIKGSVEQVPYPPLIEVLFMKLTIELIRETGLQLSALALYQTLPSSWLSQRLFRLISFHQRKGNKRSAFCGSHLWWSLLCLVSLAVNT